From the genome of Hippoglossus stenolepis isolate QCI-W04-F060 chromosome 13, HSTE1.2, whole genome shotgun sequence:
GCTGGTCTTACTTGTAGCCGGCAGCCTCCAGGCACGTCATCTTGTGGCACTTCAACTGCAGGAAGGTTAAAAGacgtttttccttttttctctgctggGATTTACACCATGTGATCAGTTCTTCCAGATAAGCCGCCATGTCTGTGAATGAAGTCGCTTCTCTCACTAGTTTCTTGAATCTTTGTGTCCCGTCTGTCTTGTTAGGTGTCTGTGGGAAGGATTTGTCAAAGGATCAGTACATTGGATGATCAGTTGACAGCACTTAGTAATTAAATATTctctaaataataaaataagtaaataaataaatgctgcaTCTGATTTGCTCACATACCTCTTGAAAGTTCCTGAAAGACTCCAGAAATGACTTCATGTCTGTGTCATGAACTAAACCTTGGAAATAAagacaagaataaaaatgagTAATGTAAATCTCATTAAAAATAAGCTGCTagattaaaacaacattttcaaacagtgggacatttgtttcttttatctacTTCTAATTGACTCGAATgaatgaaacacacaacacatatttTAAGACAGTATCACATTACTGCCCTGAGTAAGTgcttaatataaaatacaaatccaTGGATGAAGCTCCATACCTCTTTCAATAGCCACACCCAGATCTTCCCTAACCTTCCCCTTCTGTCCACGTTTCCTGACTATAACAGTagaactcttcttcttcttctgcgtcTCCTTGTGTTCTTTGGGGTGGGAACCAGGCTTTGGCCTTTCGATCAGTAACAATGCATGAGAGGGACTCAGGAGCTGAGCCACATCTGGGGGCAGGGAGAAGTCTGTGAGGAAGGGCATGGGCTGAGCCTGGGCGACTTCTCTGAGGAACTCCAGGAGCTGCTTGTACAGAGTGGACAGGCTGACCAGGACGCCACGGAAAATCACCCTGATGGAGGCACAGTGACGGGTGGATTTAGATCGTGGGGGGTGTTTTATAAATAAGGACATATCATAAAATATCAGATGCAGACTTTTCTAGAGCATGTTCTAATTCTGCCACTGCaacaatgaggaaaaacacTCACCACAGACGACTGAGCAAGCTGGTTATCACCAAATTCAAGATAACAAACTCCTCCAATTTCATGTGCTGATGTGAGAGTCTGAAACAAATCTGTTAAGGACATGACTTATTGAAGAGGCGGTAACACTcaattcaaacaaacagatcCACATCTTGGGAGGTTTCTATCGTACGTCTCCTCAGGAATGAACAACCACATGTTTTATAACGGTACCACATTTGAAAAGGATACGAGAAAGCTCTGCAGCAGCGGTCCAGCGTGCAGCTCATCAGCTGGGCGGCTCCCAGCACTTTGAGACCGAGCCACTCCAGCATGGGCTGACTGGGAACATCACAGTTACCGGTCTTGATGCCGAGTcctctaaaaacacacacacacacacacacacacacaaaaacaacccttAATTACTGCTCAATTACTGAGGCAACCAAGCACATTGATTAAACTTGGACTGAAgagtattttttgtattttgttgtgatgttgaTTAAATAAACGCCccaattaaatatattatttttcacaCACAGCCTGATGTCTCTAGCTGGTGCGAAAGTACCTCAACCTCGTAGTTGTGCTTTAATGGATCTACGACAACTGATtgaagtttgatttattttcactgcttGGTTTGTTTTACCGAAAGAACACAGAGGGCAGCAAGTGAGAAAAGGATGAAAGAACTTTGTagatgtgattttgttttactAAGGAAATATGTTCATAATTttgattcttgtttttcttctatcTTAGTTTAAATATTCCCACTGTCAatataatttgttgttttttgagtttttcttaGTCgtattttagtatttatttttctttatcaaCATTATTAATTACATTCAGGAGTATGTGATAACTGTCTCTTTTACCTAGAATGTTGTtgttgggtgttttttttaggtatatttgtttattcaaatcAATGAATACCcagtaaacacaacatgatAAAGGGCCCAACCACCACGTGACACTGACCCAGTGTTAACTACCTTTGAATCCTGCTGGGACACAGACAGGCCAGTTCATCAAGAGCCACGTCCAGCTTCATGTTCTTCAGCCTGTTTACACATTGTTCCACCTGGGGCAGAGAAGACAAGATGTGAAACATGGACACAGTGAGATGTTTAACCAGCTGAAGCAGG
Proteins encoded in this window:
- the nepro gene encoding nucleolus and neural progenitor protein; this translates as MAAEPWNRVNISFPGAVSSVRVTFSSATGTNVAALLVENAKVLKLLRSEILQTEVRVLYELLYILNNSFRGNKTLKGLKQVEQCVNRLKNMKLDVALDELACLCPSRIQRGLGIKTGNCDVPSQPMLEWLGLKVLGAAQLMSCTLDRCCRAFSLSHQHMKLEEFVILNLVITSLLSRLWVIFRGVLVSLSTLYKQLLEFLREVAQAQPMPFLTDFSLPPDVAQLLSPSHALLLIERPKPGSHPKEHKETQKKKKSSTVIVRKRGQKGKVREDLGVAIERGLVHDTDMKSFLESFRNFQETPNKTDGTQRFKKLVREATSFTDMAAYLEELITWCKSQQRKKEKRLLTFLQLKCHKMTCLEAAGYNVQRKLPSFRREVLWASSLRGSAPRTFRFSASLRMNPRRRARFHYLRRQLRFSTIKTGVKKKHLRRSRRCELSASGLSVDEQSSRTTHKETPQTTDCEGQDDIDDIFASVGF